A window of Pedobacter lusitanus contains these coding sequences:
- the gldN gene encoding gliding motility protein GldN, whose protein sequence is MKNFLYLIILLFLGTASFAQNKPVKPIVSQRPKVKPVKTSAAPVTVPAAEPAVAPTTQSAGPATETVTPVTTPGVTTPAVNTPSAGKPAVNTPVVTAAAPVTNPLLKKSKIKTPPKDGFFARKDVDSSVMVPYADVREEDVFYSKRVWREIDLRDTINSVLNTESSKLIEVLLEAIGNEELTAYSPKDTVAGKLLEDNDAFKIALTSAEALRNARGTSEGEADEKGKIGEPTLKRLRPDEFLKYRIKEDWILDTKRSVFEPRIVGLAPLKMVEGNWQPVFWIYYDEARTLLSKKKLVDPANDASVLTFDDFFVRRLFSSNIVKETNPANKTIVEILNQTDPKDPRKLYESERIKKSMADYEQSLWEY, encoded by the coding sequence ATGAAAAATTTTTTATATCTGATTATCCTGTTGTTTCTGGGCACCGCATCTTTCGCTCAGAACAAACCTGTAAAACCAATAGTAAGTCAGCGTCCTAAAGTAAAACCGGTTAAAACATCGGCTGCGCCCGTTACTGTGCCAGCTGCTGAACCAGCTGTTGCTCCAACTACACAAAGTGCAGGACCGGCAACTGAAACGGTTACCCCGGTTACTACGCCAGGGGTTACTACACCTGCAGTCAATACGCCTTCAGCAGGTAAGCCGGCTGTGAATACACCGGTAGTTACAGCAGCTGCTCCTGTTACTAATCCGCTGCTTAAAAAATCAAAGATTAAAACTCCGCCAAAAGATGGCTTTTTTGCCAGAAAAGATGTGGATAGCAGTGTCATGGTTCCCTATGCTGATGTAAGAGAAGAAGATGTTTTTTACTCTAAACGGGTATGGAGAGAAATCGACCTGCGTGATACGATCAATTCGGTTTTAAATACAGAAAGCTCCAAACTGATTGAAGTACTGCTGGAAGCTATCGGCAATGAAGAGCTGACCGCTTATTCACCAAAGGATACTGTTGCCGGTAAATTGCTGGAAGATAATGACGCTTTCAAAATCGCACTGACTTCTGCCGAAGCATTGAGAAATGCAAGAGGAACTTCTGAAGGTGAGGCAGACGAGAAAGGTAAAATAGGAGAGCCTACGCTTAAACGCTTAAGACCTGATGAGTTTTTAAAATACAGAATTAAAGAAGACTGGATTCTGGATACCAAAAGATCTGTGTTTGAACCGCGTATTGTGGGGCTGGCACCGTTAAAAATGGTAGAAGGTAACTGGCAGCCTGTATTCTGGATTTACTATGATGAAGCCAGAACATTGCTGAGTAAGAAAAAGCTCGTAGACCCGGCTAATGATGCCTCGGTACTGACATTTGATGACTTCTTTGTCAGAAGGCTGTTCTCGAGTAATATTGTGAAAGAAACTAATCCGGCTAATAAAACTATCGTGGAGATTCTGAATCAGACCGATCCTAAAGATCCAAGAAAGTTATATGAGTCTGAACGCATCAAGAAAAGTATGGCAGACTATGAACAGAGTCTGTGGGAATACTAA
- the gldM gene encoding gliding motility protein GldM: MAGGKETTRQKMINIMYLVLLAMLALNVSDTILNAFKNINDSLDSSRTNVSTSIDQLFTSFQNTKLKEEPGRAQPIWAKANQAKKYADDLNSYIQQLKQQFNTAGGGIDPETGDLKERANQDIAQGIMINAKEGEKLKAKINETREKLIALLETEDRKHVSFSLEAKDAEKSIEGKKKWEDINFGEGTPLTAANTVLTKIQSDTRNAEAEIVKKLFGNMDKSLVNLDQFAAVAVAPTSYVIQGQPYTAQVFLTASDSKSSPEISVGGGRLATKDGKGTYTGGTGSVGVFKWVGTIRVKQTDGQIKEYRTPEQTYQVAKPSATVSPDKMNVIYAGIPNPFSVSAAGFPLESVKASISAGSMSGSNGKYSVSVGGGQIGQVVNINVTANNAGKTVNLGSQQFRVKALPTPKALIKGKSGGSVDLEWLSRSNVIETQLEDFVFDIKYKVVRFNATFINPRSDAVNIPNSGGSFSGQIKGALNSIKPGATVIFKDIIAEGPDGRQKNLDGITFTAK; the protein is encoded by the coding sequence ATGGCCGGAGGAAAAGAAACAACAAGGCAGAAGATGATCAATATCATGTATTTGGTATTGTTAGCTATGCTTGCCCTAAACGTATCTGATACTATACTTAATGCCTTTAAGAATATCAATGACAGTCTTGATTCATCAAGAACGAATGTGAGCACCAGCATTGATCAGTTGTTCACTTCATTTCAGAATACAAAACTTAAAGAAGAGCCGGGAAGGGCACAGCCGATCTGGGCTAAGGCCAACCAGGCAAAAAAATATGCTGACGACCTGAATAGTTATATCCAGCAGTTAAAACAGCAGTTTAATACTGCCGGTGGTGGTATCGATCCTGAAACAGGCGACCTGAAAGAGAGAGCAAATCAGGATATCGCTCAGGGAATTATGATTAACGCTAAAGAAGGAGAGAAACTTAAAGCCAAAATCAATGAAACCCGTGAAAAACTGATCGCACTTTTAGAAACAGAAGACCGCAAACATGTTTCTTTTTCTTTAGAAGCAAAGGATGCGGAAAAAAGCATAGAAGGTAAGAAAAAATGGGAAGACATTAATTTTGGTGAAGGAACTCCTTTAACTGCGGCAAATACTGTCCTGACTAAAATTCAGTCGGATACCAGGAATGCTGAGGCCGAAATTGTTAAAAAACTTTTCGGAAATATGGACAAATCACTGGTCAACCTGGATCAGTTTGCTGCGGTTGCGGTTGCGCCAACTTCTTACGTAATCCAGGGTCAGCCTTATACTGCGCAGGTTTTCCTGACAGCAAGTGATTCAAAATCAAGTCCTGAAATCAGTGTTGGCGGTGGCAGATTAGCGACCAAAGATGGTAAAGGAACTTATACTGGTGGAACAGGTTCTGTTGGTGTCTTTAAATGGGTTGGTACAATCCGTGTCAAACAAACTGACGGACAGATCAAAGAATACAGAACTCCGGAACAAACTTACCAGGTGGCCAAACCATCGGCTACGGTGTCTCCTGACAAAATGAATGTAATCTATGCAGGTATTCCAAATCCATTCTCAGTTTCGGCTGCCGGATTTCCTTTAGAAAGCGTAAAGGCCAGTATTTCTGCTGGTTCAATGAGCGGTTCAAATGGTAAATATTCTGTAAGTGTGGGAGGTGGCCAGATTGGCCAGGTAGTCAACATTAATGTGACAGCCAATAATGCCGGTAAAACAGTGAATTTAGGTTCACAGCAATTCAGAGTAAAAGCTTTGCCTACACCAAAAGCCCTTATTAAGGGAAAATCTGGTGGCAGTGTTGATCTGGAGTGGTTATCAAGATCTAATGTGATCGAAACGCAGCTGGAAGATTTCGTATTTGATATAAAATACAAAGTAGTAAGATTTAACGCTACCTTTATTAACCCAAGATCGGACGCAGTGAACATCCCTAACAGTGGTGGTTCTTTCAGCGGACAGATCAAAGGTGCTTTGAATTCCATTAAACCGGGAGCAACAGTTATCTTCAAGGATATTATTGCTGAAGGACCTGATGGCAGACAAAAGAATTTAGATGGTATAACATTTACAGCTAAATAG